A portion of the Sphingorhabdus pulchriflava genome contains these proteins:
- a CDS encoding integron yields the protein MTVRSEPLLSLSFAALSIAVNANPMGDLVNPRPVLVGGFAHADSCTSTGTIRTLRKNGDGFVSVRAAPDVAARELDRLKPGRPLWLCRDTHRGDWVGIVYPVESEDDLMSECGVSDNAHDLPVPYSGPCRSGWVARRFIELSAG from the coding sequence GTGACTGTAAGAAGTGAACCGTTACTCTCGCTGAGCTTTGCGGCACTATCCATCGCGGTTAACGCGAACCCGATGGGCGATCTGGTCAATCCACGCCCTGTGCTGGTAGGCGGCTTTGCCCATGCCGACAGCTGCACCAGCACCGGCACAATCCGCACATTGCGCAAAAATGGTGACGGCTTTGTTTCGGTACGCGCTGCTCCGGATGTCGCCGCGCGCGAGCTTGACCGCTTGAAGCCCGGTCGCCCCTTATGGCTGTGCCGCGACACGCATCGCGGAGATTGGGTTGGCATCGTCTATCCGGTGGAGAGCGAGGATGACTTGATGAGCGAATGCGGCGTATCCGATAACGCACACGATTTACCCGTGCCCTATTCGGGCCCGTGCCGGTCGGGTTGGGTTGCCCGACGCTTTATCGAACTGTCGGCTGGTTAG
- a CDS encoding DUF3617 domain-containing protein, translated as MKQYFTLLPAVALLSACGQADGELSPGNWKSTMTMTKFDIPGAPIAMAQNAKAMLGKGQSIDSCITPEMAKAGVKEMSSSMQQGDCKMEGFKQGSGKMSGTMKCTNSAMGATSMKMDGSYTAEKVNMTLSGEIADAKLPGGKADIEMTMNSERTGDCKK; from the coding sequence ATGAAACAGTATTTTACGCTACTTCCGGCAGTCGCGCTGCTGTCCGCCTGCGGACAGGCTGATGGCGAGCTTTCTCCGGGCAATTGGAAAAGCACGATGACCATGACCAAGTTTGACATTCCGGGCGCGCCCATCGCGATGGCTCAGAATGCAAAGGCAATGCTGGGGAAGGGGCAGTCGATCGACAGTTGCATAACACCGGAAATGGCGAAAGCTGGTGTCAAGGAAATGTCGAGCTCCATGCAGCAAGGCGACTGCAAGATGGAGGGCTTCAAGCAGGGTAGCGGCAAAATGTCCGGCACCATGAAATGCACAAACAGCGCGATGGGTGCGACGTCGATGAAGATGGACGGCAGCTATACCGCCGAGAAGGTGAACATGACGCTGTCGGGCGAAATCGCCGATGCCAAATTGCCTGGCGGCAAGGCCGACATCGAGATGACGATGAACAGCGAACGCACCGGTGACTGTAAGAAGTGA
- a CDS encoding response regulator, protein MLKAAGTNDAMSESEHETATPNPKGKARVIIVEDDERLRSYAMGALAAAEEIEVVGDAGNLAEGLPLVERMPDLALLDLGLPDGSGISVIEAIRAKVPECRVLVFTVFEDRASVLNTLKAGADGYILKDTSAEMVLAHVRATLAGETPISARAASHLLSLVRDEPVVEASEPDAPHLSPRERELLEYLARGLSRKEAARIMGLSPYTVAEYVQGIYRKLQVKSRGEAVFEAIQAKLIRIDRE, encoded by the coding sequence ATGTTGAAGGCAGCAGGCACGAATGACGCGATGAGCGAGAGTGAACACGAAACAGCTACGCCAAATCCCAAAGGTAAAGCGCGCGTCATCATCGTAGAGGATGATGAGCGGCTGCGCAGCTATGCCATGGGCGCGCTGGCCGCGGCGGAAGAGATTGAAGTCGTCGGCGATGCGGGAAATCTGGCGGAGGGTTTGCCGCTCGTCGAGCGGATGCCTGATCTTGCGCTGCTTGATCTAGGTTTGCCCGATGGCAGCGGCATCAGCGTTATCGAAGCGATACGCGCCAAGGTTCCCGAATGCCGCGTGTTGGTGTTCACAGTGTTTGAGGACCGCGCGAGTGTGCTCAACACGCTCAAAGCTGGGGCAGACGGCTATATATTGAAAGATACGAGCGCCGAAATGGTGCTCGCTCATGTTCGCGCCACACTCGCAGGTGAAACGCCAATCAGCGCGCGGGCGGCAAGCCATTTGCTGAGCCTTGTGCGTGACGAACCGGTCGTTGAGGCAAGTGAGCCTGACGCACCGCATCTGTCCCCTCGCGAACGCGAACTGCTGGAATATCTGGCGCGCGGATTGAGCCGCAAAGAAGCGGCGCGGATCATGGGGCTGTCACCCTATACCGTCGCCGAATATGTGCAGGGTATCTACCGCAAGCTACAGGTCAAATCGCGCGGCGAGGCGGTGTTCGAGGCCATCCAGGCCAAGCTCATTCGTATCGACAGGGAATAG